From a region of the Branchiostoma floridae strain S238N-H82 chromosome 13, Bfl_VNyyK, whole genome shotgun sequence genome:
- the LOC118428964 gene encoding neuronal acetylcholine receptor subunit alpha-10-like, translating into MMASRPRLLLSVLWHLACSTLHVAGRGRGNDSLLFHHLFREYDSALRPVREHQDVLTVDFGVTLTHIVDMDEKHQTLSMNLWITMGWNDTHMRWDPGEYGGVKHLTVPATYVWKPDIILYENVDPQFNGWSRDETYVKIHQNGYVLWEIPAVTRSSCKFDVSSFPFDHQRCFLKFGPWIHSGYEVTMRSMAPEGSLEGFIDHAEWRVHNFIAEEHLIFYGEDFDISTPYADVTFTLRLGRKSTFYVFNLLLPCLLLTFIMAATFFMPIDSGEKLSFGVSILLAMVVFQLVLKEALPESETLPWIGRYVIITMILMAISLAMSVFIMNICDCTVSSTPVPSWAKKYILNYAARCLLMGDMSRLDAGVPRETELLLASPFQNGHSGGRKDPTILACGLNSDPGRDGTEGIVSLLISRLQGIEKQLETLKTYATQQERNWEIEKEWRTLAKVLDRIFMFLYVSVAITCLVAFAGTSQPHGGNK; encoded by the exons ATGATGGCAAGCCGCCCTAGACTCTTACTGAGCGTCCTATGGCACTTGGCCTGTTCTACACTCCATGTAGCCGGCAGGGGACGAG GTAACGACAGCCTGTTGTTTCACCACCTGTTCCGGGAGTACGACAGCGCCTTGCGTCCGGTCAGGGAGCACCAGGACGTCCTGACGGTGGACTTCGGAGTCACTCTCACGCACATCGTGGATATG GACGAGAAGCACCAGACGTTGTCCATGAACCTGTGGATTACCATG GGCTGGAATGACACACACATGAGATGGGACCCCGGGGAATACGGCGGAGTGAAGCACCTGACTGTTCCCGCCACGTACGTCTGGAAACCGGACATCATCCTCTATGAAAA TGTAGACCCACAGTTTAATGGCTGGAGCAGAGACGAGACGTATGTGAAGATCCACCAGAACGGCTACGTCCTGTGGGAGATACCGGCTGTAACCAGGTCGTCATGCAAGTTCGACGTGTCGTCCTTTCCGTTCGACCATCAGCGCTGCTTCCTGAAGTTTGGCCCGTGGATCCACAGTGGATACGAGGTGACGATGCGGAGCATGGCGCCCGAGGGAAGCCTGGAGGGTTTCATAGACCACGCAGAGTGGAGGGTCCATAACTTCATCGCTGAGGAGCACCTGATCTTCTATGGAGAAGACTTTGACATTTCTACACCTTACGCAGATGTTACCTTCACACTCAGGCTCGGGAGGAAGTCCACATTTTACGTCTTTAATCTCCTCCTTCCCTGTCTTCTGTTGACGTTCATCATGGCAGCGACGTTCTTCATGCCTATCGACAGCGGAGAGAAACTGTCGTTCGGCGTGTCCATACTTCTGGCCATGGTCGTGTTCCAGTTGGTGTTGAAGGAAGCTCTTCCAGAGTCGGAGACCCTCCCTTGGATAG GTCGGTACGTCATCATCACCATGATCCTCATGGCCATATCCTTGGCGATGTCGGTCTTCATCATGAACATCTGTGACTGCACAGTCTCATCAACCCCCGTGCCCAGCTGGGCAAAGAAGTACATCCTGAACTACGCCGCCAGGTGTCTCCTCATGGGAGACATGTCCAGACTGGACGCTGGCGTTCCCAGGGAAACTGAACTGTTGCTGGCCTCTCCTTTCCAAAATGGACATAGTGGAGGTAGAAAAGACCCGACCATCTTGGCATGTGGTCTCAACAGCGATCCCGGACGGGACGGGACGGAAGGGATCGTCTCACTACTTATATCAAGACTCCAAGGCATAGAAAAACAACTAGAGACATTGAAGACGTATGCTACCCAACAGGAGAGAAATTGGGAGATAGAGAAGGAATGGCGAACCCTCGCCAAAGTGCTGGACAGAATCTTCATGTTTCTGTACGTGTCTGTTGCCATCACATGCCTCGTTGCCTTCGCGGGAACATCGCAGCCACACGGTGGAAATAAATAG